One region of Chlamydia psittaci 6BC genomic DNA includes:
- a CDS encoding BPL-N domain-containing protein, protein MRTKILVYSDEGVSPYYLRHLMRWLRNSLPTEENLEICRVNGRFLLYDPLWELSARLLVIPGGADRPYHKILHGLGTARIDNYIREGGSYLGICAGAYFACKRLSFREPDASLYEADRGLGFFPGRAVGPAYNQVFSYTSPVGVRAAPLLFSNFPMPGWALFNGGPYFEHADTYQEICVEARYEDLPNQPAAIISRRLEKGLVILSGLHIEYLPEHCQMPEENVVKARELLSADTSVLHQYRASLLSRLLHHSTLATA, encoded by the coding sequence ATGAGAACAAAAATACTCGTTTACTCTGATGAGGGCGTCTCCCCCTATTATTTGCGTCATCTGATGCGTTGGTTAAGAAATAGCCTCCCTACTGAGGAAAACCTAGAAATTTGTCGTGTAAATGGGAGATTTCTTCTTTATGATCCTTTATGGGAGCTCTCTGCGAGGTTATTAGTTATCCCTGGGGGTGCAGATCGTCCTTATCATAAGATCCTTCATGGTTTAGGAACAGCAAGAATTGATAATTATATTCGTGAGGGGGGCAGTTATTTAGGGATTTGTGCAGGAGCCTACTTTGCGTGTAAGAGATTGAGTTTTCGTGAGCCTGACGCCTCTCTTTATGAAGCGGATAGAGGATTGGGTTTTTTCCCCGGTAGAGCTGTAGGCCCGGCGTATAATCAAGTGTTTTCTTATACCAGTCCCGTAGGTGTTCGTGCCGCCCCCTTACTTTTCTCGAATTTTCCTATGCCTGGGTGGGCTTTATTTAATGGTGGCCCCTATTTTGAACATGCGGATACGTACCAAGAAATTTGCGTGGAAGCACGTTATGAAGATCTCCCCAACCAACCTGCCGCGATTATTTCCCGACGTTTAGAAAAAGGTTTGGTTATCCTTTCTGGATTGCATATAGAGTATCTTCCTGAGCACTGTCAAATGCCGGAGGAGAATGTGGTAAAGGCGCGCGAGCTTTTATCAGCAGATACGTCAGTTTTGCATCAGTACCGAGCCTCTCTTTTGTCACGCCTAC
- a CDS encoding DMT family transporter, whose product MFVNNSQTKQSRNFALGLFHSLLACLYWGIVFVIPNLLESFQELDIVLTRYTIFGLFSLLPVLWKRQNIFKNTTLNIWGQSFLWAFLVNVVYYFGIALAIRYVGAAITIIIAGLAPIAVLFHSNIKKKELSYPLLSAISCVIFLGVVLTNLSEFHATTATNPPQYFLGLACVIISTGIWVAYIICNYDFLLKNPNISPELWCTMLGVSSLAICLPLIVILDCLNITHVAHNFLTHTPVSERLLFILLCSAMGILSSSRAILSWNKASLHLSPALLGAILIFEPIFGLTLSYLYERSLPSLQEGIGIFLMLGGSLVCLILFGKKTSQKEAENNKALPFVD is encoded by the coding sequence ATGTTTGTTAATAATTCTCAAACAAAACAATCACGTAATTTTGCTCTAGGACTATTCCACAGCCTTTTGGCGTGCCTTTACTGGGGAATTGTGTTCGTCATTCCTAATTTGTTAGAATCTTTTCAAGAATTAGATATTGTCTTAACCCGTTATACCATTTTTGGGCTTTTTTCTCTGTTACCCGTTCTGTGGAAGCGACAAAATATCTTTAAAAATACCACTTTGAATATTTGGGGGCAAAGCTTCCTCTGGGCTTTCCTTGTCAATGTAGTGTACTATTTTGGTATAGCCCTAGCTATCCGTTATGTAGGAGCCGCAATAACCATTATTATCGCTGGATTAGCACCCATAGCCGTTCTCTTCCACTCAAATATAAAGAAAAAAGAGCTTTCCTACCCCCTACTTTCTGCCATTAGTTGTGTGATATTCTTAGGAGTCGTGCTCACCAACCTCTCAGAGTTTCATGCTACGACAGCTACAAACCCCCCACAGTATTTCCTAGGCCTTGCCTGTGTCATCATCTCCACAGGAATCTGGGTTGCCTATATTATTTGCAATTATGACTTTTTGCTAAAAAATCCTAACATTTCCCCAGAATTATGGTGCACCATGTTGGGAGTATCTTCATTGGCTATCTGCCTGCCTTTGATTGTCATTTTGGATTGTCTGAACATTACACACGTAGCTCATAATTTCCTTACACATACCCCCGTATCGGAACGATTGCTCTTTATCCTTCTATGTTCAGCCATGGGGATATTGTCCTCATCTCGAGCCATTCTCTCATGGAATAAGGCAAGCCTGCATCTATCCCCCGCTCTTTTAGGAGCCATATTGATCTTCGAACCCATATTTGGTTTAACTTTATCCTATCTTTACGAAAGGAGCCTTCCCTCCCTACAGGAAGGGATCGGGATTTTCCTTATGCTAGGAGGAAGCTTAGTCTGTTTGATTCTGTTCGGGAAAAAAACAAGTCAAAAAGAAGCAGAAAACAACAAAGCTCTTCCCTTTGTTGATTAA
- a CDS encoding ATP-dependent RecD-like DNA helicase, with product MEKISGKLESVLFEDHDSKETAARMRIPYKGTMIVIKGQFPDSFLQLGMQLHVYGKWSENPNLGKYFQVYSCDSQEMRDNRGIINYLTSKLIKGIGPKITEKIIEKFRNDTADILDNQPERLIEIPGISQTRCDSLCEQLREQKNLRTTLLFLQQYNIAIHYGVKIYKKYKENSIEKICEDPFLLAREMEGIGFKTADLIATRLGVPLNSQSRLCAGIQYSLEELQEDGHTCYPLQSLAQLVEKLLNQDIPEKLIRIEEIISQVYIMQEKNLLHIEELENTPYVWVKHIYLAEKTVVSDLKRILFSSRKIRPIDSDKAIQWVEENLSIHLEQNQKEAIRACFSEKIHIITGGPGTGKSTITKAILKIFEQVTYKIILAAPTGKAAKRMTEITGKHSVTIHALLQYDFKTRSFRKNYENPIDCDLIIVDESGMMDTYLLYHFLKALPDHVIVIFIGDVHQLPSIGPGNILKDIINSKKITVTKLNKIFRQVHDSNIIINAHKVNEGEFPVLYSESGRKDFLFFQKEDPQEAVDHIVHLVTQFIPKKYHIYPKDIQILAPMKKGVLGIHNLNRVLKSALNPKQATLHGRFHSYAVGDKVMQIRNNYNKEIFNGDIGYISMINFENKRVVVNMEGKYVVYSFSELDDLVLAYATSVHKYQGSESPCIILPIHTSHFMMLYRNLLYTAITRGKQLVVLVGTKKAIAIATRNDKVQHRCTGLLQALEQLTQPQYQKHYH from the coding sequence ATGGAGAAAATTTCCGGAAAATTAGAAAGCGTGCTTTTTGAAGATCATGATTCAAAGGAAACTGCTGCACGTATGAGAATACCCTATAAGGGTACCATGATCGTTATCAAAGGACAATTCCCCGATTCTTTTTTACAGCTCGGTATGCAACTACATGTATACGGAAAGTGGTCAGAAAATCCCAACCTAGGGAAGTACTTCCAAGTCTATAGTTGTGATTCTCAAGAAATGCGGGATAATCGCGGGATAATCAACTACCTTACCTCTAAACTTATCAAAGGCATTGGGCCAAAAATCACAGAAAAAATCATCGAGAAATTCCGAAATGACACCGCAGATATCCTCGATAATCAACCCGAAAGATTAATAGAAATCCCCGGGATTAGCCAAACACGCTGTGATAGTCTCTGTGAACAACTCCGCGAGCAAAAAAATCTTAGGACTACTCTACTCTTCCTACAACAGTACAACATTGCGATTCATTACGGTGTAAAAATCTATAAGAAGTATAAAGAGAACTCTATAGAAAAAATATGTGAAGATCCTTTTCTTCTTGCTAGAGAAATGGAGGGCATCGGATTTAAAACTGCTGATCTTATAGCAACACGTCTTGGCGTGCCTTTAAACTCACAAAGCCGATTATGTGCCGGAATACAATATTCCCTAGAAGAACTCCAAGAAGACGGTCATACTTGCTACCCCTTACAAAGTCTGGCGCAGTTAGTAGAGAAACTACTCAATCAAGATATTCCAGAAAAACTCATACGCATTGAAGAAATCATTTCTCAAGTGTACATCATGCAAGAGAAAAATCTTCTTCATATCGAAGAGTTAGAAAACACCCCCTACGTGTGGGTAAAACATATTTACCTAGCAGAAAAAACAGTAGTTTCTGATTTAAAACGTATTTTATTTTCCTCAAGGAAAATCCGCCCTATAGATAGCGATAAAGCCATTCAATGGGTTGAGGAAAACTTAAGTATACATTTAGAGCAAAACCAGAAAGAAGCTATTCGTGCGTGTTTTTCAGAAAAAATTCATATTATTACTGGAGGACCAGGAACAGGGAAAAGTACCATCACTAAGGCTATACTCAAGATATTTGAGCAAGTGACTTATAAAATCATTTTAGCAGCTCCTACAGGAAAAGCTGCAAAACGCATGACAGAAATTACTGGAAAACACTCGGTAACTATCCATGCACTATTACAATATGATTTTAAAACACGGTCTTTTCGTAAGAACTACGAAAACCCTATAGATTGCGATCTCATCATTGTCGATGAATCTGGAATGATGGATACCTATCTTTTATATCATTTCTTAAAAGCTCTTCCTGATCATGTGATCGTTATATTCATTGGAGATGTACACCAACTTCCTAGTATCGGCCCTGGCAATATCCTAAAAGATATTATCAATTCTAAAAAGATTACCGTGACTAAGCTCAATAAGATTTTCCGTCAGGTCCACGACTCTAACATCATTATCAATGCTCATAAAGTCAATGAAGGTGAGTTTCCTGTCCTATATTCTGAATCAGGCCGGAAAGATTTCTTATTTTTCCAAAAGGAAGATCCTCAAGAAGCTGTAGACCATATTGTCCATCTAGTGACACAGTTCATCCCTAAGAAATACCATATCTATCCCAAAGATATTCAAATTCTTGCGCCCATGAAAAAGGGGGTCTTAGGAATTCATAATCTTAATCGAGTCCTAAAATCCGCTTTAAATCCTAAGCAGGCAACTCTCCACGGGAGGTTTCATTCCTATGCTGTAGGAGATAAGGTTATGCAAATCCGCAACAACTACAATAAAGAAATATTTAATGGAGATATTGGGTATATCTCTATGATTAACTTTGAAAATAAACGCGTTGTAGTGAATATGGAAGGAAAGTATGTCGTCTATTCCTTCTCAGAGCTGGATGATTTGGTTTTAGCCTATGCTACCTCAGTGCATAAATACCAAGGAAGTGAAAGTCCGTGTATTATCCTCCCTATACACACTTCACATTTTATGATGCTTTACAGGAACCTGCTCTACACGGCCATCACGAGAGGAAAACAACTCGTAGTCTTAGTCGGAACGAAAAAAGCCATTGCTATAGCCACAAGAAATGATAAGGTACAACACCGCTGTACGGGACTCTTGCAAGCTCTTGAACAACTTACTCAGCCCCAATATCAGAAACATTATCATTAA
- the metG gene encoding methionine--tRNA ligase yields the protein MPSRVLITSALPYANGPLHFGHIAGAYLPADVYARFRRLLGDDVLYICGSDEYGIAITLNAERAGMGYQEYVDMYHKIHKDTFDKLGISIDFFSRTTNPFHKDLVQDFYKELKSKGLIENQISLQLYSEEENRFLADRYVEGTCPKCGFDGARGDECQKCGADYEATDLVNPRSKLSGSQLVLKETEHAFLHLERMVDPLLAYIDTCYLPEHVRKFVTDYIKNLRPRAITRDLSWGIPVPDFPNKVFYVWFDAPIGYISGTMDWAASLSNPDAWKDFWLEESTEYVQFIGKDNIPFHAAIFPAMELGQSIPYKKMDALVSSEFYLLEGYQFSKSEGNYVDIDSFLDTYSLDKLRYVLAATAPETSDSEFTFIDFKTRCNSELVGKFGNFINRVLAFAEKNGFKELAYSTDLLEDQDRKFLDHAQKIVRDAQEHYSKYSLRKACCAIMELAALGNVYFNDQAPWKLLKEGFTHRVEAILFCACYCQKLLALISYPIIPGTAWEIWRMLSPKSLKLESLDKDRVMDLWNIEFLNFSEEVFSLTTPQLLFTIVD from the coding sequence ATGCCTTCACGTGTCTTAATTACCTCGGCATTACCCTATGCAAATGGACCTTTGCACTTTGGACATATAGCTGGAGCCTACTTACCCGCTGATGTCTATGCGAGATTTCGTAGATTGTTAGGGGATGATGTTCTTTATATTTGTGGTTCTGACGAGTACGGAATAGCGATCACATTGAATGCAGAACGCGCAGGTATGGGATACCAAGAGTATGTGGATATGTATCATAAGATACATAAGGATACTTTTGATAAGTTAGGGATTTCGATAGATTTCTTCTCGCGTACTACAAACCCTTTTCATAAAGATCTGGTCCAAGATTTTTATAAAGAATTGAAATCCAAAGGTCTGATCGAAAATCAAATCTCTCTTCAGTTATATTCTGAAGAAGAAAACCGTTTTCTTGCTGATCGTTACGTAGAGGGCACGTGTCCTAAATGTGGATTTGATGGAGCTCGTGGTGATGAGTGTCAAAAATGTGGCGCTGACTATGAGGCTACAGATTTAGTTAATCCGCGATCTAAATTATCAGGATCTCAACTTGTTCTTAAAGAAACTGAACATGCGTTTCTGCATTTAGAACGTATGGTGGATCCTTTATTGGCATATATCGATACGTGTTATTTACCAGAACATGTTCGTAAGTTTGTTACAGATTATATAAAGAATTTACGCCCACGCGCGATTACCAGAGATTTATCTTGGGGAATTCCCGTTCCGGATTTTCCTAACAAGGTATTTTATGTATGGTTTGATGCTCCAATTGGCTATATTAGCGGAACTATGGATTGGGCTGCATCTCTGAGTAATCCTGATGCTTGGAAAGATTTTTGGTTGGAAGAGTCTACAGAGTATGTGCAGTTTATCGGCAAGGATAATATTCCTTTCCATGCGGCAATATTTCCAGCTATGGAATTAGGTCAGAGTATCCCCTACAAGAAGATGGATGCTTTAGTGTCTTCTGAGTTCTATCTGCTTGAAGGCTACCAGTTTAGTAAGTCCGAAGGGAATTATGTAGATATCGATTCTTTTTTGGATACGTATTCTCTTGATAAACTACGTTATGTTTTAGCAGCAACAGCTCCAGAGACATCTGATAGCGAATTTACCTTTATAGATTTTAAAACTCGATGTAATTCAGAGCTTGTAGGCAAGTTCGGGAATTTTATTAATAGAGTTCTTGCATTTGCTGAGAAAAATGGGTTCAAGGAACTAGCATATTCAACAGATCTCTTAGAAGATCAAGATAGAAAGTTCTTAGATCATGCACAGAAGATCGTTCGAGATGCTCAGGAGCATTATAGTAAGTACAGCTTACGTAAGGCATGCTGTGCAATTATGGAGTTAGCAGCATTAGGAAATGTATACTTTAATGATCAGGCGCCGTGGAAGCTGCTGAAAGAAGGTTTTACCCATCGTGTAGAGGCCATACTCTTTTGTGCATGTTACTGTCAAAAGTTATTGGCATTGATTTCTTATCCCATTATTCCAGGAACAGCTTGGGAAATATGGCGTATGCTTTCTCCAAAATCTTTAAAACTGGAGAGTCTGGATAAGGATCGAGTTATGGATCTTTGGAACATAGAGTTTTTGAACTTTTCTGAAGAGGTATTTTCCTTAACAACTCCTCAGTTATTATTTACGATCGTGGACTAG
- the gmk gene encoding guanylate kinase, translating to MKDKVRVPFSPDHPLCVPKLFTISAPAGAGKTTLVRMLAQEFPDSFQKTLSLTTRAPRPEEVPGVDYQFVSQEEFQRRLDNDDFLEWVALFGEYYGTSRLGIDEIWKSGRHAVAVIDVEGALVLRSKIPTVTIFISAPSQEELERRLKQRGSEQDTQRQERLQHSLIEQAAANKFEYVIINDDLEKSYEVLKSIFIAEEHRNVL from the coding sequence ATGAAAGATAAAGTTCGTGTTCCTTTTTCTCCCGATCATCCCCTATGCGTACCAAAATTATTTACTATTAGTGCTCCTGCTGGAGCTGGGAAAACAACGCTAGTACGTATGTTGGCTCAAGAATTTCCAGATTCTTTTCAGAAGACTTTATCACTTACAACACGAGCACCTCGTCCTGAAGAAGTTCCTGGAGTAGATTATCAGTTTGTTTCTCAAGAGGAGTTTCAACGACGCTTAGACAATGATGATTTTCTTGAGTGGGTAGCACTTTTTGGAGAGTATTACGGAACGAGTCGTTTAGGGATTGATGAAATTTGGAAATCTGGGAGACACGCGGTTGCGGTTATTGACGTGGAAGGAGCTTTGGTCTTGCGGAGTAAAATTCCCACAGTGACGATTTTTATTTCTGCGCCATCTCAGGAAGAGCTAGAAAGGCGTCTAAAACAAAGAGGATCAGAACAAGATACTCAAAGACAAGAGCGGTTGCAGCATAGTCTTATTGAACAAGCTGCGGCTAATAAATTTGAATACGTCATTATCAATGATGATTTGGAGAAATCTTACGAGGTTTTGAAAAGTATTTTTATAGCAGAAGAACATAGGAACGTATTATGA
- a CDS encoding ribonuclease HII, protein MNTLAMDAEQLFLSKTIFEEEVFREGFSLIAGIDEVGRGPLAGPVVAAACILPRGKVFAGVNDSKKLTPKERGKIRDILVNDPEVYYGLGVVSVERIDEINILEATKEAMAVAIANLPIHPDFLLVDGLHLPHKIPCKKIIQGDSKSASIAAASIIAKEYRDDLMRELHQLYPNYGFDKHKGYGTAAHLAALKAFGPCDCHRKSFAPVRQVF, encoded by the coding sequence ATGAACACGCTAGCTATGGATGCAGAACAGCTGTTTCTATCTAAAACTATCTTCGAAGAAGAAGTTTTCCGTGAAGGTTTTTCTCTCATAGCTGGGATAGATGAGGTCGGTAGAGGCCCTCTAGCTGGGCCTGTGGTTGCAGCAGCTTGTATTCTTCCTCGAGGCAAGGTGTTTGCCGGAGTGAACGATAGCAAAAAGCTCACACCTAAAGAAAGAGGCAAAATTCGCGATATTCTTGTGAATGATCCTGAGGTATATTATGGACTTGGAGTTGTCTCTGTAGAAAGAATAGACGAGATTAACATCCTTGAAGCAACCAAGGAAGCTATGGCAGTAGCTATAGCTAATCTACCTATTCATCCCGATTTTCTTCTAGTGGATGGTTTGCATCTACCCCATAAGATTCCGTGTAAGAAGATTATTCAAGGAGATTCCAAGTCTGCATCTATAGCTGCGGCATCGATTATAGCTAAAGAATATAGAGATGATTTAATGCGGGAGCTTCATCAGCTTTATCCTAATTATGGCTTTGATAAGCATAAGGGATACGGTACAGCCGCTCATTTAGCGGCATTGAAGGCTTTTGGCCCTTGTGATTGTCATAGAAAAAGTTTTGCTCCTGTGAGGCAGGTATTCTAA
- the rplS gene encoding 50S ribosomal protein L19 — MGNLIKELQEEQLRKEILTDFCVGDTIRVATKIVDGGKERTQTFQGTVMARKGGGAGEVVSLHRVAYGEGMEKSFLLHSPKIVGIEVVKRGKVSRARLYYLKGKTGKAAKVKEYIGPRSSKK, encoded by the coding sequence ATGGGGAACTTAATAAAGGAATTGCAAGAAGAACAACTTCGAAAAGAAATTCTTACGGATTTTTGTGTTGGGGATACCATTCGTGTAGCTACAAAAATTGTAGATGGTGGTAAAGAACGAACACAGACATTCCAAGGTACAGTGATGGCTCGTAAGGGTGGAGGAGCTGGAGAAGTGGTTTCTTTACACCGGGTAGCCTACGGAGAAGGCATGGAAAAAAGTTTTTTACTTCATAGTCCTAAGATTGTTGGCATTGAAGTAGTGAAACGCGGTAAGGTTTCTCGTGCTCGTCTGTACTACTTGAAGGGTAAAACTGGTAAAGCTGCTAAAGTTAAAGAGTATATTGGTCCTAGATCTTCCAAGAAATAG
- the trmD gene encoding tRNA (guanosine(37)-N1)-methyltransferase TrmD, which produces MKIDILSLFPEYFDSPLRSSILGRAIKRGLLEIQSRDIREFGLGKWKQVDDAPFHNDGMLLMAEPVVKAIRHVKRSDSKVVYLSPQGKLLTAEKSRELAKCSHLIFLCGHYEGVDERALESEVDEEISIGDYVLTNGGIAALVVIDALSRFIPGVLGNQGSADADSMENGLLEGPQYTRPRIFEGREVPEVLLHGDHQAISKWRKQISLDRTRERRPDLYIRYLYDRDNEEVTQQESDLQQSVLEGESAVILEVEDLNRSRKFYSKMFRLNQPVNDRLQIPGKTQMTIHLQEVGLKNKNIVLLSLRLDCKDDFFSFLGRWKMLGGTLEQADDRGEVRLVRDFDGHLWAISCKQAE; this is translated from the coding sequence ATGAAGATTGATATACTTTCTTTATTCCCAGAGTATTTTGATAGTCCTTTGCGCTCGAGTATTTTAGGGAGGGCTATTAAGAGAGGGCTGTTAGAAATTCAATCCAGGGATATACGAGAGTTTGGATTGGGTAAGTGGAAGCAGGTAGATGATGCTCCTTTTCATAATGATGGGATGCTTCTTATGGCTGAGCCTGTAGTAAAGGCAATAAGGCATGTGAAAAGAAGTGATTCTAAGGTGGTGTATCTTTCTCCTCAAGGAAAGCTTTTAACAGCAGAAAAGAGCCGTGAATTAGCAAAATGCTCCCATTTGATATTCTTATGCGGGCATTACGAAGGTGTTGACGAAAGAGCCTTAGAAAGTGAAGTCGATGAAGAGATAAGTATAGGGGATTACGTTTTAACTAACGGAGGCATCGCGGCTTTAGTTGTAATTGATGCTTTATCTCGCTTTATTCCCGGAGTGTTAGGGAATCAAGGGAGTGCGGATGCGGACTCTATGGAAAACGGGTTGTTAGAGGGGCCTCAATATACACGTCCTCGAATATTCGAAGGGCGCGAGGTTCCTGAAGTGCTTCTTCATGGGGATCACCAAGCGATTTCCAAGTGGAGAAAGCAAATAAGTTTAGATAGAACCAGAGAAAGACGTCCTGATCTCTATATCCGTTATCTTTATGATCGGGACAACGAGGAAGTAACTCAGCAGGAGTCTGATCTCCAACAGTCTGTGCTAGAAGGGGAAAGTGCGGTAATTTTAGAGGTTGAAGACCTCAATCGGTCGCGCAAATTTTATTCTAAGATGTTTAGATTAAATCAACCTGTCAATGATAGACTGCAGATCCCTGGGAAGACGCAAATGACAATACATTTGCAAGAGGTAGGATTAAAAAATAAAAATATAGTCCTTTTGTCGCTTCGACTAGATTGTAAAGACGACTTTTTTAGTTTTTTAGGACGATGGAAAATGCTTGGAGGCACTCTAGAACAAGCTGACGATCGTGGAGAGGTGAGATTAGTTCGTGATTTTGACGGCCATTTATGGGCTATCTCTTGCAAACAGGCAGAATAG
- a CDS encoding 30S ribosomal protein S16, with amino-acid sequence MALKIRLRQQGRRNHVVYRLVLADVESPRDGRYIELLGWYDPHSTVNYQLKSERIFHWLNQGAELTEKAAVLIKQGAPGVYCELMAKKMARKAAVCQKRRAYRQRRSLKRAEAKQSVVK; translated from the coding sequence GTGGCGTTAAAAATTCGTTTACGACAACAAGGACGAAGAAATCACGTAGTCTATAGACTAGTACTTGCTGACGTTGAGTCTCCTCGTGATGGTAGATATATCGAATTATTGGGTTGGTACGATCCTCACAGTACAGTGAATTATCAATTGAAAAGCGAGCGAATCTTTCACTGGCTAAATCAGGGAGCCGAACTTACAGAGAAGGCTGCTGTTTTGATTAAGCAAGGAGCTCCTGGAGTTTACTGTGAATTAATGGCTAAGAAAATGGCTCGTAAAGCTGCTGTATGCCAAAAACGCCGTGCTTATCGTCAGCGTCGTTCTTTAAAAAGAGCTGAAGCAAAACAAAGTGTCGTTAAATAA
- the ffh gene encoding signal recognition particle protein: MISSLSQKLSSIFSSLVASRRITEENISEAIREVRLALLDADVNYHVVKSFIAKVKEKVLGEEVWKHVSPGQQFIRYLHEELTELLGDKTDLNTSGNPGVILLCGLQGTGKTTTCAKLAAYVLEERKAKKVLVVPCDLKRFAAVEQLRNLISKTKAELYNSEGQDPVKVVSQALDYAKQEGHDLVLIDTAGRLHVDEVLMEELASIQKVSHACERLFVMNLAMGQDAVSTAKAFDNYLDLTGVIISMTDGDARAGAVLSMKSLLGKPIKFEGCGERIQDLRPFNAESMADRILGMGDTVHFVQKMRECISEEEDEELGKKLIESTFTYEDYYKQIKAFRRMGPLRKLMGMMPSFGGAKPSDKEIADSEEHMKKTEAIILSMTPQERKEEVDLDMSRMKRIASGCGLTLGDVNQFRKRMMQSKKFFKNMSKERIEQMKKKMSGGNLWR; encoded by the coding sequence ATGATCAGTTCTTTATCGCAAAAACTATCCTCAATTTTTTCTTCGCTGGTTGCCTCACGTAGAATTACTGAAGAAAATATCTCTGAAGCGATCCGGGAAGTCCGATTGGCGTTGTTGGACGCCGATGTGAATTATCATGTGGTTAAAAGTTTTATTGCCAAGGTAAAGGAAAAAGTTCTCGGAGAAGAAGTCTGGAAACATGTTTCGCCCGGACAACAATTCATACGGTATTTACACGAAGAATTGACAGAACTACTCGGTGATAAAACTGATTTAAATACTTCTGGGAATCCTGGGGTAATTTTACTTTGTGGCTTACAAGGAACAGGAAAAACTACGACCTGCGCTAAGCTTGCAGCTTATGTTTTAGAGGAACGTAAAGCAAAGAAAGTGCTTGTCGTTCCCTGCGACTTGAAACGCTTTGCAGCAGTAGAGCAATTGAGAAACTTAATTTCAAAAACTAAAGCTGAGCTTTACAATAGCGAAGGACAAGATCCTGTAAAAGTGGTTTCTCAGGCTCTAGATTACGCTAAACAGGAAGGGCATGATCTTGTTTTGATTGATACAGCAGGTCGTTTGCATGTTGATGAAGTGTTAATGGAAGAATTAGCCTCCATACAAAAAGTATCTCATGCATGTGAAAGGCTTTTTGTTATGAATTTAGCGATGGGACAGGACGCTGTTTCTACAGCAAAAGCCTTTGATAATTATTTAGACTTGACTGGAGTGATTATCTCCATGACAGACGGTGATGCTCGCGCCGGCGCCGTATTATCTATGAAAAGTTTATTGGGGAAACCAATAAAATTTGAGGGATGCGGTGAGAGAATACAAGATCTTCGACCTTTTAATGCGGAATCGATGGCGGATCGCATTTTAGGTATGGGAGATACCGTGCATTTTGTACAAAAAATGCGTGAATGTATTTCTGAAGAAGAAGACGAAGAACTCGGGAAGAAGCTAATAGAATCGACCTTTACTTATGAAGATTATTATAAGCAGATTAAGGCGTTTCGACGCATGGGTCCACTTAGAAAACTCATGGGAATGATGCCAAGTTTTGGTGGCGCTAAACCTAGCGATAAAGAGATAGCGGATTCCGAAGAGCATATGAAAAAAACAGAAGCGATCATTCTTTCTATGACTCCTCAAGAGAGAAAAGAAGAAGTCGATTTAGATATGAGTCGCATGAAAAGAATAGCATCGGGTTGTGGATTGACTTTAGGTGATGTAAATCAATTCCGGAAGCGTATGATGCAATCTAAAAAGTTTTTTAAAAATATGAGTAAAGAGAGAATAGAACAAATGAAAAAGAAAATGTCTGGAGGAAACCTGTGGCGTTAA